The following proteins are co-located in the Planococcus plakortidis genome:
- the menC gene encoding o-succinylbenzoate synthase, with protein MKIMEVNVRKLKMVLKHPFTTSFGTFQEKEFLVVEVKDEKGNSGWGESVAFHSPWYSEETVETNLHIIRDFLVPIVLENDIIHPEEVNGLFAHLRKNNMAKSAVEGAVWDLYAKREQIPLAQALGGQLEKIEVGISIGINENMQELIETVRGFVEEGYKRIKVKIKPGFDVGVMRELRKQFPDVPMMADANSAYRLEDTELLKELDEFGLTMIEQPLASDDIIDHAKLQSQLKTPICLDESIHSLEDTRKAIELGSTKIINIKIGRVGGLTEAKKIHDYCLEKNVPVWCGGMLESGIGRAHNVALTTLPNFVLPGDTAGSSRYWEQDIILPEVTVEDGYITVPKGNGIGYEVDRQALERYTVDKWHFSKQEEPVQ; from the coding sequence ATGAAAATCATGGAAGTGAATGTGCGAAAACTTAAAATGGTACTGAAACATCCTTTCACCACAAGTTTCGGGACGTTCCAGGAAAAAGAATTTCTTGTCGTCGAAGTGAAAGATGAAAAAGGCAATTCAGGATGGGGGGAATCGGTTGCTTTCCATTCACCCTGGTATAGCGAGGAAACGGTTGAGACCAATCTCCATATCATCCGTGATTTCCTTGTGCCGATCGTCTTGGAGAATGACATCATTCATCCAGAAGAAGTGAATGGGCTGTTTGCGCATTTGCGAAAAAACAATATGGCGAAATCGGCAGTTGAGGGTGCGGTTTGGGATTTGTACGCGAAACGGGAACAGATTCCACTTGCCCAAGCATTGGGTGGCCAGCTTGAGAAAATCGAAGTCGGTATCAGCATCGGCATTAATGAGAATATGCAGGAGCTTATCGAAACAGTCCGCGGATTTGTGGAGGAGGGCTATAAGCGCATCAAAGTGAAAATCAAGCCGGGCTTTGACGTTGGCGTGATGCGGGAATTGCGCAAACAATTTCCAGATGTCCCGATGATGGCTGATGCCAATTCAGCATATCGCCTTGAAGACACGGAATTGCTGAAAGAACTTGATGAATTCGGCTTAACGATGATTGAGCAGCCGCTCGCATCAGACGACATTATCGACCATGCAAAACTGCAGTCACAATTGAAGACACCGATTTGTCTGGATGAAAGCATACATTCACTCGAAGATACAAGAAAAGCCATTGAATTGGGCAGTACGAAAATCATCAATATTAAAATCGGCCGTGTCGGCGGCTTGACGGAAGCGAAGAAGATCCATGATTATTGCCTCGAAAAAAATGTGCCGGTATGGTGTGGCGGAATGCTGGAGTCTGGAATCGGGCGCGCACATAATGTTGCGCTGACGACTTTGCCGAACTTTGTATTGCCGGGCGATACGGCGGGATCTTCAAGATATTGGGAACAGGATATCATCTTGCCCGAAGTGACGGTGGAGGACGGTTATATCACCGTGCCGAAAGGAAATGGCATCGGATACGAAGTCGACCGCCAGGCATTGGAACGCTACACGGTAGACAAATGGCATTTCTCGAAACAGGAAGAACCGGTCCAATAA
- a CDS encoding response regulator, giving the protein MNTPLHVLIIEDDFRVAGINAELAGQVAGYAAASIAKSGDEAMAYLEKAAPLPDLILLDVFIPDRSGWNCFGKSALSILKSPSSW; this is encoded by the coding sequence ATGAACACACCACTTCACGTATTGATTATCGAAGACGATTTCCGCGTGGCCGGCATCAACGCCGAACTCGCCGGGCAAGTCGCTGGGTATGCAGCTGCCTCGATTGCCAAATCAGGAGATGAAGCCATGGCCTATTTAGAGAAGGCAGCGCCGCTTCCGGATCTGATCCTGCTCGATGTCTTCATCCCCGACCGCTCGGGCTGGAACTGTTTTGGGAAATCCGCACTAAGTATCCTCAAATCGCCATCATCATGGTGA
- a CDS encoding acetamidase/formamidase family protein has product MNHKIELKSENLHSSFNKEYKPILTIQSGDTIETRTPDIQWGYSAHQDEERVIYSSRENEEQLGHPLIGPIAIEGAKPGMVIEVRINQNVPGWYGRNWAGGTPAWQNEKLGIVDSERLQVDWTLDREQMTGNCTMSGRQFSVALSPFLGLIGLAPGEAGTHRTSPPYRTGGNIDCKELVEGSSLFLPVEVEGALLSFGDGHALQGDGENSGTAIECPMDLVNLTVVLHEEMELAMPKAKTPDGWVTFGFDVDLNEAAATALDEMVGLIQQFHSLSKTEAVALASVAVDMHVTQIVNGVKGVHAILPHGAIR; this is encoded by the coding sequence ATGAACCATAAAATTGAACTTAAATCCGAAAATCTCCACTCTTCGTTCAATAAAGAATACAAACCGATTTTGACAATCCAATCAGGTGATACGATCGAAACGCGGACACCGGATATCCAATGGGGCTACTCAGCGCATCAGGATGAAGAACGGGTCATTTACAGTTCGCGCGAAAACGAAGAACAGCTCGGCCATCCGCTCATCGGCCCGATTGCCATTGAAGGCGCAAAGCCTGGAATGGTGATCGAAGTGCGCATTAACCAAAATGTGCCTGGCTGGTACGGGCGCAATTGGGCGGGCGGTACGCCGGCTTGGCAAAACGAAAAGCTCGGCATCGTGGACAGCGAACGCCTCCAAGTGGACTGGACGCTGGATCGTGAGCAGATGACCGGCAACTGCACAATGTCCGGCAGGCAATTCAGCGTCGCCTTGTCGCCGTTTCTTGGGCTCATCGGCCTGGCGCCTGGAGAGGCGGGAACGCACCGCACTTCGCCGCCGTACCGGACGGGCGGCAATATCGATTGCAAGGAACTGGTCGAAGGCAGCTCGCTGTTTTTGCCGGTCGAAGTGGAAGGGGCGCTCTTGTCGTTCGGCGATGGTCATGCGCTACAAGGCGATGGCGAGAACTCCGGAACGGCAATCGAATGTCCGATGGATCTCGTCAATTTGACAGTCGTGCTCCATGAAGAAATGGAACTTGCCATGCCGAAAGCTAAAACGCCCGACGGCTGGGTGACATTCGGTTTCGATGTAGACTTGAACGAAGCCGCAGCGACGGCTCTCGACGAAATGGTCGGCTTGATCCAGCAGTTTCATTCGCTATCAAAAACGGAAGCGGTGGCGCTCGCGAGCGTCGCTGTCGACATGCACGTCACACAGATTGTCAACGGCGTCAAGGGGGTGCACGCCATTTTGCCGCACGGTGCGATTCGTTAA
- a CDS encoding CitMHS family transporter, with amino-acid sequence MLSIIALFTIIIIVALLISNKITPIVALVLVPIVAAFVAGFSFAEIGDFFNSGVESVISVVIMFIFAILFFGIMQDVGLFDPLINKMIAVSKGNVIAVAVGTVVIAAVAQLDGSGASTFLITIPALLPLYKRLKMNPYLLLLLVGTSASIMNMLPWAGPLGRTAAVLGMDVTELWRPLIKVQVIGLILLIALAVLLAMREKRLIARRGDFNKEIFEEADPLDMTAQDEKSQKAAALRRPKLLWANTLLALAVIGVLVWGVIPAGLAFMIGVSIALPLNYPDMKDQMDRIKDHAPNALLMAAIILAAGSFLGILEGTLMLDSIASDLVTILPAFVIPYLHLIIGFFGVPFDLLLSTDAYYFALFPIVEQVVTGAGVSSLTAAYAMIIGNIIGTFVSPFSPALWLALGLAGLEMGRHIRYSLPIMWGFSIVLLAVSVLVGVV; translated from the coding sequence ATGTTAAGCATTATTGCCTTATTTACGATTATCATCATTGTGGCACTTCTTATCAGCAATAAAATCACGCCAATCGTCGCACTTGTGCTTGTGCCGATTGTGGCTGCCTTTGTCGCAGGATTCAGCTTCGCGGAAATCGGCGACTTCTTCAATAGCGGCGTCGAATCGGTCATCAGCGTCGTCATCATGTTCATCTTCGCGATTCTCTTCTTCGGCATCATGCAAGATGTCGGTTTGTTCGACCCATTGATCAATAAAATGATCGCTGTCTCGAAAGGAAACGTCATCGCTGTCGCTGTCGGCACCGTCGTCATCGCCGCGGTTGCCCAACTTGATGGATCGGGCGCATCCACTTTCCTGATCACCATCCCAGCACTGCTTCCGCTCTATAAGCGCTTGAAAATGAACCCTTACCTCCTGCTATTGCTGGTCGGTACTTCGGCGAGCATCATGAACATGCTGCCGTGGGCTGGACCGCTCGGCCGCACCGCTGCCGTTCTTGGCATGGACGTAACCGAATTATGGCGCCCGTTGATCAAAGTCCAAGTGATCGGGCTCATCCTATTGATCGCCCTGGCTGTTTTGCTCGCAATGCGTGAAAAGCGACTCATCGCAAGACGCGGTGATTTTAACAAGGAAATCTTCGAAGAAGCTGACCCGCTCGATATGACGGCTCAAGACGAAAAGTCACAAAAAGCCGCCGCCCTTCGCCGGCCGAAGCTCTTATGGGCAAACACTCTCTTGGCGCTGGCCGTCATCGGCGTGCTCGTATGGGGCGTCATTCCAGCAGGCCTTGCCTTTATGATCGGCGTCAGCATCGCCTTGCCGCTCAACTACCCGGACATGAAAGACCAAATGGATCGCATCAAAGACCATGCGCCGAATGCGCTTCTCATGGCGGCAATCATTTTGGCTGCCGGTTCGTTCCTCGGCATCCTGGAAGGCACTTTGATGCTCGATTCGATCGCCAGTGATTTGGTCACGATCCTGCCGGCATTCGTCATTCCTTACCTGCACTTGATCATCGGATTCTTCGGCGTGCCGTTCGATTTATTGCTCAGTACCGACGCTTATTATTTCGCCTTGTTCCCGATTGTCGAACAAGTCGTCACAGGCGCCGGCGTGTCCTCGCTGACAGCTGCCTACGCCATGATCATCGGCAATATCATCGGCACATTCGTCAGCCCGTTCTCACCTGCCCTTTGGCTCGCACTTGGCTTGGCAGGGCTCGAGATGGGCCGCCATATCCGCTACTCCCTTCCGATTATGTGGGGCTTCAGCATCGTCTTGCTCGCTGTCTCCGTATTGGTCGGCGTCGTCTAA
- a CDS encoding DUF998 domain-containing protein, translating to MAQKLTIFGAIAVFFYVFHVLLGGWLWEGYRHLHQPISDLTAQGAPDRGMLTAITFLYGICSIVFAASGYLVFKRFAPKISRAGMLVFLAMHIVSITYGLFPQNAPGAPLSFTGVMHLAVTALIVPLTILAPLLIGIGLRKDHDFKVYGQYSIATGLFILIAGGTTAIFFAQGWPYFGLVERLNIGALQLWMLVSSLLLFTMKQ from the coding sequence ATGGCACAGAAACTGACGATTTTCGGAGCAATCGCTGTGTTTTTCTACGTTTTCCACGTCTTGCTTGGCGGATGGCTGTGGGAAGGTTACCGCCATCTGCATCAGCCGATCAGCGATTTGACGGCTCAAGGGGCGCCGGACCGCGGGATGTTGACGGCCATTACGTTTTTGTACGGTATCTGTTCGATTGTGTTCGCGGCGAGTGGCTATCTAGTCTTTAAACGCTTTGCGCCGAAAATTTCACGCGCAGGCATGCTGGTTTTTCTGGCGATGCATATCGTGTCGATTACGTATGGCTTGTTTCCTCAAAATGCCCCGGGAGCACCGTTGAGCTTTACCGGCGTGATGCATTTGGCGGTAACGGCATTGATCGTCCCGCTGACGATTCTGGCACCGCTGCTGATCGGGATTGGGTTGAGAAAAGACCATGATTTCAAAGTATACGGACAGTATTCCATCGCAACAGGATTGTTCATCTTGATTGCCGGGGGAACGACCGCAATCTTTTTCGCCCAGGGCTGGCCGTATTTCGGGCTGGTTGAACGGCTCAATATTGGTGCGCTGCAGCTATGGATGCTCGTTAGTTCCCTTCTGCTTTTTACTATGAAACAATAA